The window GAGCCGAAGGGCGAACTTGGTGCCGGTGCTGACCCGCTCGACGTCCTCCCCTTCCGCCGGCGCCGTGTTCAGCAAGGTGGCGGTAGGGACCTCGGCGGCGCGGGCCGAGCCGCGGCACAGCTCTGTGATGCTGCGAGGGAAAGCCGGGGCGGATGGGGCGGCCGGGGCTTCCCCGCAGCCGGAGGAGGTTTCCATCCCTCTCTCTCCCCGTGCGCGTCCTTACCTGAGCGTGGCGGGCAGGGTGCTGGGGACGGCTCCCGCGCCCTCGGCTCCGTCCTCCGCGGCGGCGATGTGCTCCAGCACGGGGGGGTCCAGCCAGGCGTAGGCGCTCACCTCGCGCTCGTCGGGGCGCATCCTGGCCTGCGAGCCGAGGGCGGCGCTCAGCCGGGGCAACGcgcgccccggcgcccggcccccgcgccggacTCACCTGCAGCCGCTCGTGGCTCTCGGCGGAGAGGAGCAGCAGGTAGGAGACGACGTggtggcgccgcggcggcccccggctcAGCATGGGCGGGTAGACGGACTGCGGGGGACAGACGGACACGGCAGCACGATGGGGTGCGAACGGCCTCGGGGTGGCGGAGGGGACCCGGGGGCTGCTCGGCTCCGGCCGGGCGGGACAGCGGCGCTGAGCACCCCCCGGGCGAGCAGGCTGTTACCTCCCAGAGGCCGAGCATCCTCCAGGAGAAGGTGCCGGCTTCCAGGCGCAGGCCCgtctcctcctccagctcccgcAGCCCCACGTCCAGCAGCTACGGCCAAGGAGAAGGGTGCTCAGGGCAGGGccgagcaccccagggtgccccaaATCCTTGCTCCAGTCTTTCCCGGCCGGAGGCAGAGTTGTCCCCGCGTTGTCCCCGGGGTCTCACCTCTTCACCCGGCTCCACGTGCCCACCTGCGAGGAGGGAGAGCGGCTCAGGACCCTGCGGCACGCATCCTGCCCGCCGCGGGGAGACggccgggccgaggccggggaGGGACCCCCTCGCCCCGAAACTTTCCCCGCTCACCGGGCGGCACCCAGACGTTGGGGAAGACGGCGAGGGTGGCGGCGCGGCGGGTGAGCAGGACGCGGCGGGTGCTGGCCTGCAGCAGCACGGCCACCGCGGCGGCCACCCCGCGgtcccccggcgccccggcggggACGGAGGCCGctggctgctgccccaggagcttGGCGGGGCAGAAGGGGGGTCTCTGCGGGGACACGGGGCCGGTGGGACGGGGCGGCGCGCGGAGGAACAACgccaacgccgccgccgccccaggtTCCCCCGACCCACCTTGAGGATGGTTTCGGTGGAGCCGGGGAAGGCGGCGTCGGAGAGGATGAAGCGGCCGCACTCCAGGCCGCAGCTCACCACCGCCGCGTCCTCGTGCGCGGGGCAGAAGGCGCCGGTGACGCTCTGCGGGGACGCGCCGGGGTGAGTGGCTGCGCGGGAGCCAGACGCGCTGGGAGCCCTGCGCGTgcgctgcaccccccccccaaaataacccACGCCGTGCACGCCTAGCAGCGTGCAATGCACGCGCACACGGCTCCCTCTGCCCTATGTGCACGCCACTCTCCTGCCTTGCACACACACTGCCAGCCCCCTTGCACGCTCACACACCGGCACCCCCTCCTCCCTTGCacactccccccccaccccttgcaTAGGTCCCCGTTCCCTTGCACGCCCTGACCTGTTGCACGCCCCTCCCTTGCacactccccccccaccccttgcaTAGGTCCCCGTTCCCTTGCACACCCCAACCCGTTGCACGCCCCTCCCTTGCAcactccccccaccccttgcATAGGTCCCTGTTCCTTTGCATGCCCCGACCCGTTGCACGCCCC of the Apteryx mantelli isolate bAptMan1 chromosome 31, bAptMan1.hap1, whole genome shotgun sequence genome contains:
- the NUDT17 gene encoding nucleoside diphosphate-linked moiety X motif 17 isoform X2 codes for the protein MAGLAHVLVHVRRGGVEVPARFGQSVTGAFCPAHEDAAVVSCGLECGRFILSDAAFPGSTETILKRPPFCPAKLLGQQPAASVPAGAPGDRGVAAAVAVLLQASTRRVLLTRRAATLAVFPNVWVPPGGHVEPGEELLDVGLRELEEETGLRLEAGTFSWRMLGLWESVYPPMLSRGPPRRHHVVSYLLLLSAESHERLQARMRPDEREVSAYAWLDPPVLEHIAAAEDGAEGAGAVPSTLPATLSITELCRGSARAAEVPTATLLNTAPAEGEDVERVSTGTKFALRLWLEAVGP
- the NUDT17 gene encoding nucleoside diphosphate-linked moiety X motif 17 isoform X3 is translated as MAGLAHVLVHVRRGGVEVPARFGQSVTGAFCPAHEDAAVVSCGLECGRFILSDAAFPGSTETILKRPPFCPAKLLGQQPAASVPAGAPGDRGVAAAVAVLLQASTRRVLLTRRAATLAVFPNVWVPPGGHVEPGEELLDVGLRELEEETGLRLEAGTFSWRMLGLWESVYPPMLSRGPPRRHHVVSYLLLLSAESHERLQARMRPDEREVSAYAWLDPPVLEHIAAAEDGAEGAGAVPSTLPATLRSVLEIFKRRKTNLHFFF
- the NUDT17 gene encoding nucleoside diphosphate-linked moiety X motif 17 isoform X1, whose amino-acid sequence is MAGLAHVLVHVRRGGVEVPARFGQSVTGAFCPAHEDAAVVSCGLECGRFILSDAAFPGSTETILKRPPFCPAKLLGQQPAASVPAGAPGDRGVAAAVAVLLQASTRRVLLTRRAATLAVFPNVWVPPGGHVEPGEELLDVGLRELEEETGLRLEAGTFSWRMLGLWESVYPPMLSRGPPRRHHVVSYLLLLSAESHERLQARMRPDEREVSAYAWLDPPVLEHIAAAEDGAEGAGAVPSTLPATLSWARTAKPAPLFPISLVPVTFSGWGSREGRVQGAPAIEAPSVQMPNPPRSPGIAEHIQALNPRAPRAEATPVGLAPLQKPRRTSTAAPTQRKRGQSTKKQLLGIYDFIALKYLLRL